One genomic segment of Ferrimonas sp. YFM includes these proteins:
- the tusA gene encoding sulfurtransferase TusA — MSDTFTDAKHTLDAIGLRCPEPVMMVRKTVRNMAQGETLLITADDPSTTRDIPSFCRFMDHTLVASQTDQAPYQYLIRKGS; from the coding sequence ATGTCCGACACCTTCACCGACGCCAAACACACCCTGGATGCCATTGGGCTGCGCTGCCCGGAACCGGTCATGATGGTGCGTAAAACGGTGCGGAATATGGCCCAGGGAGAAACCCTGCTGATCACCGCAGACGATCCCTCCACCACCAGGGACATTCCCAGCTTCTGTCGCTTCATGGACCACACCCTGGTGGCCAGCCAGACCGACCAGGCCCCCTATCAGTACCTGATTCGCAAGGGCAGTTAG
- the fadA gene encoding acetyl-CoA C-acyltransferase FadA has translation MKHAVVVDCIRTPMGRSKGGVFRNVRAETLSAELMKQLLKRNPKVDPNEIEDVIWGCVQQTLEQGFNIGRNAALLAGLPKSVGAVTVNRLCGSSMQAIHDAARAIMLDQGDVFIVGGVEHMGHVPMNHGVDFHPGLANNVAKAAGMMGLTAEMLGKMHGISRQAQDEFGARSHQLAHQATLEGRFANEIVPIEGHDGDGTLIQVTQDEVIRPETTAESLSALRPVFDPVNGTVTAGTSSALSDGASAMLLMSEERAKALGLPIRARIRAMAIAGCDPSIMGYGPVPATQKALKRSGLTMADIQQVELNEAFAAQSLPCAKDLGLLDKMDDMVNLNGGAIALGHPLGCSGARISTTLINLMEHRDVQLGLATMCIGLGQGIATVFERV, from the coding sequence ATGAAACATGCGGTAGTCGTCGATTGCATCCGCACCCCCATGGGACGATCCAAGGGTGGGGTGTTCCGCAACGTTCGTGCTGAGACCCTGTCAGCGGAACTGATGAAGCAGCTGCTCAAGCGCAACCCCAAGGTGGATCCCAACGAGATTGAGGATGTGATCTGGGGCTGTGTGCAGCAAACCCTGGAGCAGGGGTTCAACATCGGCCGCAACGCCGCCCTGCTGGCAGGCCTGCCCAAGAGCGTGGGCGCCGTCACCGTCAACCGGCTGTGCGGCTCCTCCATGCAGGCGATTCACGATGCAGCCCGGGCCATCATGCTGGACCAGGGCGACGTCTTTATCGTTGGCGGTGTCGAGCACATGGGCCATGTCCCCATGAACCACGGTGTGGACTTCCACCCCGGCCTGGCCAACAACGTGGCCAAGGCCGCGGGCATGATGGGTTTGACTGCGGAGATGCTGGGTAAGATGCACGGCATCAGCCGCCAGGCTCAGGATGAGTTTGGAGCCCGCTCCCATCAGTTGGCCCATCAGGCCACCCTTGAAGGACGTTTTGCCAATGAGATCGTCCCCATCGAGGGGCACGATGGCGACGGCACGTTGATTCAGGTGACTCAGGATGAGGTGATTCGTCCGGAAACCACCGCCGAAAGCCTGTCTGCCCTGCGCCCGGTGTTTGACCCGGTCAACGGTACCGTCACCGCCGGCACCTCCTCCGCCCTGTCCGATGGCGCCTCTGCCATGCTGCTGATGAGTGAAGAGAGGGCCAAAGCCCTGGGTCTGCCCATTCGTGCCCGCATCCGTGCCATGGCCATCGCCGGCTGTGATCCCTCCATCATGGGCTACGGCCCGGTGCCCGCCACGCAAAAGGCGCTGAAACGCAGTGGCCTGACCATGGCGGACATTCAGCAGGTTGAGCTCAATGAAGCCTTTGCCGCCCAATCCCTGCCCTGTGCCAAGGACCTGGGGCTGCTGGATAAGATGGATGACATGGTGAACCTCAACGGTGGCGCCATCGCCCTGGGACACCCACTGGGCTGCTCAGGTGCGCGCATCTCCACCACCCTGATCAACCTGATGGAGCATCGCGACGTTCAGCTGGGTCTGGCCACCATGTGCATCGGCCTGGGCCAGGGGATCGCCACCGTCTTCGAACGGGTATAA